The sequence TCTTCTTGGTGATACGTAGATGGATGCTCGACACCTGCGGAAACTGCTGATGGATGGCCTTTACGATGCGACCTGCCACATGTTCGAGCAGCTTTGAGGGGATGTCCATCTGCTGTTTTACCAACTGGAACAGTTCGGCATAGTTCAGCGTGTCGGCCACATCGTCGGTTTCCATAGCCCCCTGGATGGGATAACCCACACGCAAGCTAACCAAAAACTCGCCTCCCACCTGTGTCTCCTGGGGCATCACCCCATGAAA is a genomic window of Xylanibacter ruminicola 23 containing:
- the folB gene encoding dihydroneopterin aldolase, translating into MESYIYLDEVRFYAFHGVMPQETQVGGEFLVSLRVGYPIQGAMETDDVADTLNYAELFQLVKQQMDIPSKLLEHVAGRIVKAIHQQFPQVSSIHLRITKKNPPMGADSKGAGVELYIKH